CATTATGTTATTCTGCCCCCTGAAGAGGAAACTGTGCGAAACTATAGGAGGTTCTTCGATGTTTTGGATTGATGTATGGGTTAAGTATCAACTCTGAGAAGTCTAGCATGATTCCGATTAATTGTAAGCCAGACTGGGAACATCGGATGTGTGGTGTTTTGAGGTGCAAGGCGACAGTACTATCTGTGAAGTACCTTGGTATCAATCTAGGGGTGAATTCGCGGCTTGTGAAAACATGGAAACCAGTGATTGATAAGGTTCAAAAGAAGTTTAGTCTATGGAAAACTAAAGTGTTAAATAAAGCTAGTAAATTGGTTCTTATAAAATTTGTTGTTTGTAACACTCTCACTATCAGAATGTTACGCTTCTGGTTACACCATTCTGGTAGCGAGAATATTACGATGACttcaatatatttaataataagataTGAGCTTTTAACTCGAAAACGTATCGCTGTTTTATTCGAAAAACCggaaatacttttaaaattttaccaaTATGCAAATATATATCTAAAAAACTTCCTATTATACATGtaacttatacatattatatatatacaaatcatacaactcatatccctcttacaaaattataaaaataaaggcGAGGGGAATCTATAACATGtgtatacaaataaaaatagcatatataaaaacttaacaaaaacTCCGCAAGGTTCCTCGTCCGTTCTGAAAAGAGAAATCTgtaggggtgagaacatcatcctcgctggttctcagtagagaatttttaaaaattgttataagAGGATACATGTAAACAGTAGaatagattttgaaaacagAGATCTTCATTCGTTTTATAAATCGTTTTTAAACCATATTGATTCATAGTACAATAAAAAAACCAACTTCATATCTGTTCTTATAAAAAGTTCCAATTTCGACAATTCATATAACATTCCAATACATACCAAAGGTCAATCAATCTAAAAAATCAATCACGGCCTCCGAcccaatatataattaaatctcGGCCTCCGGCCCAACAAAACCCATCACTATTATCACCAATCCACCACCAAATATTCAAAACAGAAAATCAACCACAAGCATAAACAAATATAAGGCAAACACGTTTACAGCAAGTACCACATTTACTAGGTAAACAAAATTCATCAGGTAGGCAAATCAAAACACGTAAACACAcccaaacaaagaaaaaaatacaacatgatgcatgcctgtcctactggccgtgagctcacgtgtcggttacaTTTCCAGAACTCGATACATCCGGTAGCTAACTCAGATATTGTCCTCTTGAAAACCGATAGGCGGTACACCACCATGATCTCCACAATTGTGAGCGGAACACCACCACAATCCTCGCAAGACTTTCAATTGGAAAACACACACCCATGGACGGTAAATAACCACGATCCCCACAAACACATTCACAACCCGTGGGAGGTATAGAACCACGATTCCCACGTCTATCATGGCACTGGACAAGCGGTACACCACCACAATTCTTGCCAGGTCAAAACTCACATTCAAACctacaatatattaaaattttgatccTGAGCAAGTGGGACTAAGCCTCAACTCTTGCGTTCTACCCAGATAATTCAAATCtcaatttcttttgttaagttaagaaattaactaaatcaattagtgatgacaaatattatttttgggcaaaataaataattaagtgtaaattatttatatttacatattaactaattgtttattGTTGCAGGCCAAATGTTAATAGCCCAAATGGAATAAAAAGCAATCAGCAAGAATATTGGGCTGAAAGCAAAATAAAGAGCCCAAGtaaaagcaaagaaagaagccTAAGAAATTAAATCGGGCCAAGTATACC
This sequence is a window from Arachis duranensis cultivar V14167 chromosome 2, aradu.V14167.gnm2.J7QH, whole genome shotgun sequence. Protein-coding genes within it:
- the LOC110278238 gene encoding uncharacterized protein LOC110278238, which produces MSVLINRSPMKSFRMERGLRQGDHLSPFLFILVIDVLHKIIGEVIRNGRISPLLVGRDNIKLSHLQFVDDIMLFCPLKRKLCETIGDWEHRMCGVLRCKATVLSVKYLGINLGVNSRLVKTWKPVIDKNVTLLVTPFW